The Medicago truncatula cultivar Jemalong A17 chromosome 7, MtrunA17r5.0-ANR, whole genome shotgun sequence genome includes the window gcaatttttgaaatgatttttaaacaaagactcaacaatgatttgtacagacaggttgaaaagactcagaggcaaacacagggactaaaatgggttccactgcaggaaatgaccaaaatacccttttgtatgattttttgaaataaaatgcaagaaaaagtaatgcgatgtttcaaagagttcttaaatgacttataatgcaagaaaagacactctgaatagttttatgcaagaaaatcgagcttgaacgtactttgagacaaagacagtaaaatatgcagatgaaaagagagtaaagattcagagtaaaacaacagcgaattgacaaatatcagtgttaaaaaaagaaatttgaatgagtatttttaggtccaaaatcagggtataacaataacatatatatttctacaccaaataacaaatatatttctacactagataacatatatatttctacaccaattaatatatatatatatatatatatatttctacaccaaataacaaatatattatactaataaataccaacatataacataacaaaatatcactcatcaaaataaatcgactaaattaccAAAaaacatctaaactcaataaaataaataataataaaatagggcgttacagttgGTGCTATTGAAATAGATAAACATGTCCTTGTGAACATAATACTTCcttatttcttaaaataaatagtgGAGCTAGCTCATAATACAAATTCTCTTGTTAGACCATAAGCTACCTCATTTGGTTGTCGCAAGTTGAACTCCACCAAAAACATTGTTAAGTGAGAAGTGAAAGTCACACTCTGAAACTAATTTGACTGAATTCAGAGACATAAGACATGTTGGAGTAAAAAACATCATTAGTTGCTTCAGAATCTACTTCCTAATCGACTTTATCCATCTTCATGTCATTCAACCTTTCTAAAGTATAAATCAAACTCAATGCTTCAACTAGAGAGATGAGACATAAAGGAAAAACGCTCATAGTTTTTGCCATAACAAAAGCTCCATCATCGTAATGAATACACATGTCAATACATTTACGATTCTAAGCATATGAAAAGGAAGCATTTATGTTGCATTTAAATCTACATTGTTGCAggctagggttgggaataggccaggccaggccagacttTGATAGGCCTGGGTCTGGCCTATGGCCattcataggcctatttttttggcctGGCCTAGCCTGAAAGCCTATGTACAGGCCTACTTATTATTAAAGTCACTAatcattccattttatctacttttaaataggcttaataggtctcaaagcctatttcagtgtaagacttgtctatcactactataaggccttaaaagcctatttcactataaagctttaaagcctatttaaaaagtccactatgaagcctaacatgcataaacaggccggcctattaggcttcattggcttttttgatagcctaagtctggcctatttacttaaataggctttttaaaaagcctaagcctagcctttttaataaacaggccaggccaggccataggcccctgtaggccggcctggcctattcccaaccctattgCAGGCACTACCTACGCACATCAGAAGCCACACCTGAGTTGGAACTTAACGACATTGCATTCCTTGTGCGCAAAACTAGAGGAGCTTGATGGTGGTTGTTTGTAGTTTGAGAAGTATTAGCAGACTGCCCGTCTTCTGTATGCTAGCGTAATCTATCGACAACATTTGCAATTAACTCATTTTCATTCTTCCAATGTTTAAGGTTATGATGCTTCTAGAGACTCCAAAAAATAATTGTCGTACATTGAACATGTTCCTATGATGAATTTTGCAACAAGAAAAATATAGCATATATAGACGAGTTTGTGATAAGAACCATGTGATTTACCCCATTCCAAAGCCGAGccattttccaaacttgaaCCGCAAAAAGACAATCAAAAGCAATATGTGAAAGGTCTTCATGGATAGAATTACAACTAACGCATTTTGTTGGACATTGACCACTTTATCTTGTAGACATATTCGAGTCGGTAAACAACCCCCATATTGATCCGCCTAGCAAGTGAGAAGTGTCAGTTCACCTATGGAGGAACTTTCATCCTCCCTCCAAATACCCGACTAAATCCCCGGATGACGCAAATGAGAAGTGTCAACTAACTCGTCAGCAGACAACTTGTACACACTACGAACATAATACATATCGTTTTTCTCTGATTTCCACATCAAATAAGATATGAGATCGAtttcttacaaaaataaaattaagaaggaAATTTGCAACAACTTTTGGCTCCAAAAGTTAACTAAAAAACTtaacaacttttataaataagatattttgaagatcatttttctaaaaaagaaaaaaaagggcaAAAAAATAGGAAGTTCCTAACAATTATTTTGgcttaaaaaatttgtttaaaaacttAATAAGttttatatataagattaaCATCGACTTTTGCATTTTATATTAGATTAGGTTGCTTGGGCTAATCATATGGTATTTAGTAAAATGCCAATTTTCTGTATCTAGTAAAGTTATAAATTGCTTGCAGTTAAGGTATTTGATCAAGAAATGTCATTTTCATTGCCTTCTTATCTCTTTTGCTGATGGATATGTCATTCAAATGTGGCTCATCCCTCATCTTCAGTTTCGATACCTGAAATTAGTGAAAGAGAATCCTAACAAACTTTCCTTGAAGCTTGATAGGATCCCATATTACCCTTACTCAAAAAAGAGTTCAACACCCAACATTATTactagtattttaattttaacacaTTTTCTTACAAATGACCCATGTCAAATGAGGCTGATAAATGTGTAACCGAGAGAGTACTAATTACTCACTTACAAGGGGGCAAAGGAGAACCACACAAACACTTATTATGCGAAAACGACGATGGATCAAACCCTTGCAACTTCCCTCCGACTGTCGGTATAGGACCACAAAGTTGGTTGTTGCTCACATTGAAGTCATACAACAATGACGCTTGGCCTAACCAAGCTGGCAACTTTCCATATATAAGGTTATTTTCCAACCGCAAGACCAGCAAATTCGAGTCCAGTTGTCCCACTGGCATTACCACCTTACCGAGGTCAAACGACAGCTTGTTTCGCGACAAGTCCAGGTGAGCCAACTCAGTCTTATCTTTCCCGAACAAGAACGATGCATCACCGGTCAACCGGTTCCCAGCAGCCTCGAAAATACTGAAATTAACTGTGCCCAACGATCTTGGGATTGGTCCGGATAACATGTTGTTGGACAAAGTGACCTGAGAACCGGCCTTGAATGATCCGAAGCTGTCCGGTATTGGACCGGTTAAATGGTTGTCGTACAAGGATAGTCCTTGAAGTTTAGGAAGGCGGCCGAGGTAAGCGGGAATTGGACCGGTTAAATGGTTGTTATTAAGCCCTAAGGTGGCTAAATTGGGGAGTTTGCTAAAGTAATCAGGGATAGGACCAGTTAGGCTGTTCCAATTAAGGAGGACAAATTTAAGGTGAGGCAGTCTAGCAATGGCTTGAGGAATAGGACCAGTGAGGTTAGGAAGGAGGCGGAAAATGAGGGTCTCGAGGTAAGGTAGATCGGCGATGAGGGGCGGAATTGTACCGACAAGATCATCAGCACCATCTATCTCAAGGAAGTTGACACGATGGATGGTTGTTTTTGGGATTTTCTTGCATGAGACTATACGCCATTTGCAACAGTCTGTGTGTGGGATCCAGGTTGAGAAGAGGCTTGTATTGTGGAAGTAATCTTTGATCTTGAGGAGGACTTTTTCGTCGTCTGGGTGGCAGAGGCGTGGGCGTGGTGGTGGAGAAAGAGAGAAGGTTAAGGAAGggaggaagaggaggaggaggaaaatGGACTTTATCTCCATTTTTGTGTAGTAACTTTGGTGGTTGTTGATGTAGGAGTTAGAAATATGTAGAGGGTATTTATAGGCTCCAAAACTCCTTTATACAAAGTACCTTGCATGAATCATGTAGTTAACTGTAATTGAATGTCAGTGTTTAAATCTTGATGCAAATTCAAATGTAGAGGAAAAGATAAGGAGGCAAgagtttcttctttttcaaatgtcagaaagaagaagaagaaaaacccACGAGgtaatataaatatcattttcattgAATGCGTGAGAAACGTGGGAACTAATCGACCTCCGTAGACTGGTgcatataacaaaaatatgacCATCTTCTTGTAGAATAGCACTAGAGTCTAGAAAATGACCACAAGGTGCATATTGCCGTTGACACATATGCATTGGCAAAGAAATACGAGTAATTTATCCAAATGttcttcggtagttaactgccgaattatggaatcggctgcagttaactatcgaggaaaacttcggcagtaaacaAACTActgaggaaaacttcggcagtaaactactgaggaaaactgaaaacttcggcagttaattgccgaggaaacctcaaacctgtttattttttttttatttttttttcttcacaaaaaccataaattgtcattaataatatttattgatttagaatgtttcaatcattattttgtacgTTTGAAACAATtgcactagtttttatgtgggagtgttttagcaaagctacaccttaaggtgtgtttaaccactttttagttattcacttgctaaaatactcattctaaaaaataagtgggtgtattctagcaaatgcctataggatttgctagaacacacccacttatttttttagaaggtgtgttatagcaacatacaccttaaggtgtatttattaactttttagttataacttgctaaaacactcccacataaaaactagtgggtgtgttctagcaaatccatatatatatacacacacacacacacacatatgaatatcatttaaatcttgaccaaaaaaataaagagcatttaagtactcaaaaaacatttcaataagtgtaaaaattaagcatttgaatattgttttgcaaattacttaaataaataaaaaatctttgtgcacaattattttaatgtagaaaatacaACAACACattattccttaaaaataaaaataaaaacaggtttgaggtttctttggcagttaactgccgaagttttcagttttcctcagTGGTTAACTGCAGTCGGTTCCATAattcggcaattaactgccgaagggcatttggataaattactcgtgtttctcagccaatacatatgtgtcaacaacaattctcataaaaaatatattaaaatgatgGTTCCCAATAGTGTGTTTGATCTCCTAACAAATAAAGGATAAGACAACTTCAGTTGTACAATTGGTTTAAAGTAACATGATAAGATTGGAGGTAAGAGACAcgacaaaaactaaaattatcatCTCTCAATAAATCAtaacacaattttttgtttcaactaCGGGTTGTCGGAAATACAAAAATAGTCTGTTATCCATAAAAACTGTATAAGATCACATATTGTTCAATATCATATAAGTTTATCATGTATTATTCTGCCTTATCTTTTGTGTTGTTTGATATTGATCTCCAATTTTACTCTTCAAATGGGTTCAATAATTGTTAGGGCCCAGTGTATAGAGGAATGTCTAGCCAAAGACAATTGATACAGCCAATTGCCAAAGTTTCAACTATGCATTAAATGCATGATGTAAAATCTTCTTCTACAGCGAGGCTATGCTGTAGCTTGCGGGTTGATATCTTTGAAAAGCAAATGTGATGCAGATTTCACATTTGCCTTGCAAGATCATTTGACAAAGGAGAATTGAATTCAGATTACCACATTTCATATATAAATAGAAGCCTTGGCATGTGAAGAAAATTATCCAAAGctcaaagaaaatacaaagcTTTAGTATTGAAGCATAAGTGAAGATACAAAGTTTTTTGTGTAGAAGTGTGTGATCAGAAAATTAGAGTGTTGGGTAAATccagaaaaaggggaaaaatatATCGGGTAGGTATTATCTCTATAACTTCTAGGCGctataaaataataacatttgaaTAGGAGCGAGTCTCATTAGAAACACTATATTGTATCTCTTTTCCGTGTAAGAGAGTGGAGAAAATATTGTAATATTCTTAATATAGTGGAATATTTTTTGGAGTTTTTCCTATCGTTTTTTCACGTTAAATATTGTAATATTCTCAACTGAAATTCCAATATTacccctgcgtgagttaacttacgctaGTGTTAATttttgcgtgacttaagtcacactgcgtgagttaactcacgttgcgtGATGTTTGAAAGGCAGGCATAACCTCATTTCCTCACTTCCCATCTAAAATCCTAAAATCTCTCTTAAATCACCAAAATCCGAAATTCCATCAACtttaaatcaaacaacactccaataacaagtaagttttcataatccaacaccattaacctttttatgttgatatattagattttttctcttatatttgatttgtttagttttaaggttttgtttaaattttgatttattttgcaaGAAATGATACAATGTTACATGTAAATTACTTATATTGCTTAattgtttagatgtttgcatgtttatgttgtagttatgagttttatggtttatgtataatttgcactccaagtgtttgatgaaatgtttgaatgagtttttcattgattgtttaattttttatggtgTAGGTTTGAAACAATGATTGATTCGTTCAGTGTTTGCATACGCTTCAATGGTGGAAATCCTCAAATGTTCAAGGTTCGGTACATTAATGTCACGTTAAAATGTCTTAAGGATCAGCTGGATGAAATCAACCAACGACTCAACCccggagacacaaggagggtggaatacATTTGGTATGAACGTTCAACGTTGGACGACGGGAGGATAACGTTCAATCGGCTAGAATTAAAGAACGACGATGATGTGAGGAGCATGTTCTCGATTTTTTAGCAGCACAACATGTTCCCATGGATGGATATGTTTGTCACATTGCTGAGATCGCCTGAAGATATTCTCAACAGTTTGGTTCCGCCTGAAGATTATGATTAGGTAGCATCATTATTATGTAGTGTCTTTATTTTGTTCGAATTTAAGTTTAATTCTTGTTTGTTTTCTGAAGATGTTGGTATTGAAGTGTCGTATACTTAGGGTAAATGTTTTCAAGTCTGTTTGAAAACccaaaagaatgaagagaacacAACATGTGTTTTGCAAAATCAGTTATATAGGTTTTCACATCGAATTTCTTCGTATAAGATGAGTGTCACGGATGGAAATGCACCTCTAAGGGGTTCTTTTTAATTGGATCGTGCTCCTCTGTCAATTGAAACTAGTCAGTTGGCAGGGCAGTAAGATTCATTTCAAAACAACCTCTTGGAATGCTTTCCTTTATATGACGACGGGAATACACTTCTAAGATGTTCTTTGAATAAGATCGTGCTCTTGTGTCAATTGAAACTTGTCAGTTGACAGGGTAGTAAGATTCAACTCAAAGCAACCTCTTGGAATGCATTCCTTTCTGTGATGACTCATCTTATATGAGGGAATTCGATGTGAAAACGTATATagatgattttgaagaatacATGTGttgttctcttcattcttttgagTTTTCAAACAGACTTGCAAATTTTTACACAAAGTATACGACACTTCAATTCCGACATTTTCGGCAAACTttcaagaattaaatttaaatccaACATCATGATAATACCACATATATTTAAggagaatgtaatgtaatgtaatcgATTTTGTGTAAATGTGTCActttaatcaaatttatttatttaattcctaatttttattcgaattcacgctaggtttaattattttttattcgaatttatttatttaatacacAGCTTTTATTCAGATTcactttattcgaatttatttattcaatacgcaatcataaaataaatgcaaatataaacaaaaataatagacataaaatctcattttaataatataatagatACATATACAATGAGGTAAAACTAAATCAGGggtaaaaataaaaccaaaagaaaaccaATCTCCGTGGAGTAAAACTAAATCCCCAAGAAGGTTGTCCCAGTTGTCCAACCTTCTTGGGGTAAAACTAATTCTGCTTCTTTTTACCCCAAGAAGACTTGTCACTAATCAACTCAAGTTCAAAGCAACCTCTTGAAATCTTCAAAGATGCCTCTTTCTATGAAAGGCCAAAGATGGAAAAACAACATTGTTgttgtagaaggaagaggaggagagTGAGGAGGGGAGAATCTGAGAAATGGTGAATGTTGGAAGGGTAATTATAGGTGGTTTAGGGTAACATAGGTTTTAACTACActaaatgcagtcaaaaaacgtgtaaaaatgtgtaaaaaaacgtgtaaaatcaATTAAGAAAAGTCAAGAACCGTCCAAAAAACGTGTTCTTGGTGCATGAATCACCGGCCAagttgcgtgagttaactcacgccacCGGCCAAAGGTgcatgacttaactcacgcatggGCATTTTAGGAATTTCAATTGGGAATGAACAAAAACAGTTGgataaagagcagaattcttcATTTTTATCGCTACCGTTGCGCTACAAGATCCAATGTCTAttggattttgaaattttaatttaccCTCGTGTTAAGCTCGTTGAGCCCAACATAACTAACCATAAATAGTATATTGTCgtatatttgaaatatttaaaaagtaatttgtttattattttattctgattggtttatttagttttatttgaaaattaaatttattgactTATGTATTATGCATTAGAAGCTCAATTAGACCGAGAGTAAAAATGTGTTTGAGGAAATAAATATAGTTTAAATATATTAGAATTTGTGTAATCAAAGtcttaaaatatataaagaaaaaatattaacgtaaaatattttttaattatactcTGGAATACTCcatccggtcctatttacaagagaaaattgactgtttagatacattgaataatgtatgtattaAATCAAGAACctaaatcaaatacataaattatttaatgtatctaaaaaataaactgtCTCTTGTAAAAAGGACAGAAACCGAAGAGAGTATTATTTAACATGACCCTaatacaaaatatgaaaatcaaaTGATAAGATAAAGAGACAAATTCAATAGCCTTCACGTGGCCAAAGagtgaaaatcaaaacaaatcatTGGCACATTGAAAGCGTGCCAAGCAAACAATAACTAGGAGGATCCACATCATCCAAAAAGGAGgggatcaatttttttttgttgactttATAATTAGGAGGATGATAAAGTtgattttaggcttaaatactttttggtcccttaagtatttaattgataaagttttttttttagtcttgttTTGGTCTCTTTTGTTAGGTTTTcgttagggtttaaaaaaaaagttaactcctggacacgtgtcaccttgtcattggctctgaggtttttttttttcaaaaaaaaatcccagagccaatgacaaagtgacacgtgtcccagagttaacatgtgtcaccttgtcattggttctggaaattttttacaaaaaaaataaaatatatatattaaaaaaatatttttttttaaattttaaatttatattttttttttgtaaaaaaaactcagagccaatgacaaggtgacacgtgtccaggagttaacttttttttaaaccctaacgAAAATCTAACAGAAAGGatcaaaacgagactaaaaaaaaacttaaagtactcaaacaatcttttttttagttaagggaacAAAACAATACCACTTAAATACTTAAGgcaccaaaagagcatttaagtctTGATTTTAaaaagggtttttctatcatgtgcaaatttgcacataataagaagtttaaataagtaattttgacttgaaacttgtgttttttatattaaatatttaacttttaataaataattgttgattttcaacgaaaagttactacttttagttgccttaacatgtgcaatattacacatgttagacaaacctttttaaaaatagGATTATCAAAagttaacaattaaaaaataggaggatgaaaattgcatttaaaccaaaaaattaatatgttcaatgtaaaatatctttttcttaaCTATACTCAAAGTATTAGTTAACATGACCTTGATAAAAAAATCGAATATCAAATGAAGATGATCAAGGCAAAGGGACTAATTCACTAGCCTTCACGTGGCTAAAGAGTGAAAATCGAAAGAACCACATTGAAAACGTGCTAAGCAAACAATAACACAGTTACGTACCACAGTATACACTGTAAAAGGAGGCAAAAACATCCACCATAAAAGATGCCTACTTAAAAGCTATTGACAGGTCACACCAGACCAGAACGGTTATAAGTGTTGTTCATCAATTCCGTCCAACAAGTTCCATATCAAGGGTCTCTTgattatttttacatatttaaatgtTAACTtttaacatattaaaaaaaaaaatcatgttagtGTTTTTAGAGTATTTGTTAAgggtcctcgtgagcttaactcagttgttaTGGATAATGCATAAATTATATAAGGTTCAGGCTTTGAGCTcggtcaccacaaaaaaatagagtatttgttaaggattcaaaaaaagaaataatggataaatttatgtaaaaaaattagtttttattgttttaatctCTTAAGCTCAAATACGTATCATGCACCGAGACTTGCTTGAAGAGATACCGATATCCAATAAATATCCTGCAACGATACCTGCCTGATGACGTACTGATATCTAATACGTATATTGTATCGATACTTGCCTGATACGCTTCGATAtgtatcaggagagtatccagagattaaatttttatttaaaaaaaaaaaagaattgtttgATACTTTTCAAATAAAGTGAGGATACGCGAGGGATAGACAGTGGAAAACTGATATGTGTAATTGAATAAGTAATATTGTTCTCTTttcatgatatatttatattgttatcTTACATCcgtttgtgttttttgtttgtttgtttgagaacgctgctattgttgattgttgtgtgAAGACAATTTCATTGTTGTGCCTTATCGTTTTTCTATGTCGGTTTGGTCTAAGTTTTgcgccattttttttttgcttttgagtTATAGTCCATAGTTTGCGTTTGAGTTTTAACATGTaggttaaatttaatttttttattaaagtatcTCCGTATCGGTGTCGTACCGTATTAGGTATCAGGGTTTCAATGGCTTTAATGCGTTCTTAagagcacttgttagcatttttcaaaaataaaaattatgtattgaaatTAATCTTTGTCAATAAATACTTATTATTTAAGAAATCtttaaaaataagctattttgaacaagttgttttttgatAAGAGGTtgaaataagctgttttgtatacataagctgttttggataagttgtttttgaaaaagatatcgtATTAAGcagttttgaataagctgtttttttgaaaagaggtcataataagttgttttgtataaataagttgttttgaataagttgttttttaaaaaaagatcgtaataatttgtttttcataagataagttgttttttaaaaagaggccGTAATAAgtagttttgtataaataagttgtttttaaaaagtgattgtaataattttttttttttttttttataaataagttgttttttaaaaatagatcgtaataatttatttttcatgagataagttgttttgaataaattagaagttaaattacgaagtataacaatgtattgattttaagaggaaaaagggtaaaatagtaaaattataacataagctCTCCATCTCCTTACCTTATTGGCtttttaactcccaaacaaggggaaggtttttcctcctttctcccttcc containing:
- the LOC25497917 gene encoding polygalacturonase inhibitor translates to MEIKSIFLLLLFLPSLTFSLSPPPRPRLCHPDDEKVLLKIKDYFHNTSLFSTWIPHTDCCKWRIVSCKKIPKTTIHRVNFLEIDGADDLVGTIPPLIADLPYLETLIFRLLPNLTGPIPQAIARLPHLKFVLLNWNSLTGPIPDYFSKLPNLATLGLNNNHLTGPIPAYLGRLPKLQGLSLYDNHLTGPIPDSFGSFKAGSQVTLSNNMLSGPIPRSLGTVNFSIFEAAGNRLTGDASFLFGKDKTELAHLDLSRNKLSFDLGKVVMPVGQLDSNLLVLRLENNLIYGKLPAWLGQASLLYDFNVSNNQLCGPIPTVGGKLQGFDPSSFSHNKCLCGSPLPPCK